ggttaacctgtttaatgtttatgcacATGGGTTGCTGGGtaacgacccagcgccacaatactgaagaacatgtttcacacgtcggcttctctcggtaaactccgtgtttcacgtgacatcgcagtgatttatgggtaattccttagcgaaagttggcatcgatgctgacttatggaaagggggcagaaagggctcaaaaatgtccgccatcatcccttgatcactcacacaattccaattggaataccactgaaccctcgagcccctcgcgggagcgcgcccgtgagtgcaggagtgctcaagtgttccatttgggattcgacCTTAGAGTCTGTCCTGCAGGGGCGGCCCCAGAACATGTATGATGCTCTTTATGTtattatcttcttcttcttcttataataataataataataataataataataataataataataataataagaagaagaagaagaagaagaagaagaagaagaagaagaagaaaaaatgtttttaataagtctagattttaggaaataattaaCTGTTACATTTAATATTGTCAtctaatgtaaaagaaattcaCAAGgtaaaattagtaaaataaatctttaaatgatatttaatttttttttttttttttatcaagagtTGATTCAGGACGAGTCTGCATTTTATGCCTTTAACACTGTTGCTCATACTTTTACTTACTTGGCTATTAGTCAAATCACAAGTTTTATTTTGCCATTTCTTCAGCATTCTTTGCCACCTAACTcttgtcacatctggtggtttaaTGACATTTATGTATTCcttataaaatgtaaacagtctgCAAAGACAAATATTGTAATGGAAGTAGTCAGCTGGCAAGATGGATGCTGCATTGTGATCAGGAACATGGTGTTGATGTAGAACATCATCATATAGAACATGTTGCATTTACTTCTTGAGCATTTGAGGTTTACCAAAGTAAAGGTCAGTTTGTCAGAATTCAATAGTAGAACTTGGGAAGGCATCTGAGGGGTAGGGGAGCCCTGTGCCACCTCTTTTGGTCCCGCCCTATCATTTAAGCCATGACACCAAATGGAGTTtgaatgcatgtgtgcatggttgtttgtGGTATTTGTCTCTGTCTTGGCTGGCAACCTTTTCAGGCTGTACTCCACCTTTGTGGTAGAAGCTATAGGCTGGGCTCCAGCCCCTCTGTGAACATGCATTGGACTGTGCAGGtgctgaaaatatataaatggaGTGGCAGATTTTACAATTAATGCTGACCCTCAAACTAAAGTGTAAGAAAACTACATAATTTAGCATAATTTTCAACAACACCTTGTTCCTTAATTCATCCACACATGAAAACTCTTGGGGCAGCTTAGTAGCTGCAGTGCTATGTTTGTAATTCACAAAAgacattttatactttttaattattattattattcatttaattcataAATTATTTCAGTGGCTTTTGGGGGCATTATTAAAGTAATCCAAGTTAATCTAAACAAACTTTCCAATCTTAAGAGAAACTTGCGCCACCAAGCAGTCAAAGACAAAGAACAAGTCTTATCTTCATTATTCTGGAAAgattgagaaaaaaacaaacaaaaaaccagaaTGTGATCCACTTCAGCAAAATCAAAGTGTTCATACTCAACATTAACTGGAAAATGAGCGTTTTCATTGAAGTTATAACTGAATTTGAGTTATCATAGTAATTTGGGCTTTTTTCAGGTGATATTGTTGCTACTTGTCATGATATGTTTTGCACTAGACTATATAGTGTCATGCGCAACTATTCATGTTTCCCATTTTGTTGCATTGTAAGCCCATACTCTGATAGAGCCAAGACAAAGCTGCTCTGGATGTACAACACTCTTGAAGTCATGCCACAGATTCTCAGCCGGATTTAGACATTCCCGAAGATTTAAATGTTTGCTCTTAAAGATGCAGCATGTAATcaagggacagaaaaaaatgctattGCATTAAAAACTGCTTCTATAataactttactaaaataactgtcaCGTTTTTACTCTCTGagacatttatatctacttactgtgggtccacatacacagagctttaaaactgcagtacagGCTTTGTTTGAGAAGTGTCAAAACACTGTttggaacaaaaaaacaaagaagaagacagtgcacatgcacacaatgaTGAAGTAGTTACCTGGAGAGCAGTCCTACACCcaaggccactggatccacttacaaatgtaaacatgtttatggCAGAAAGAATTATGGCCACTGATGACCACCATCCATTAGCAACTGTGCTTGACTTTTGAggtaatttctatgcccatctttaccactttATGTCAATCATTTTTACACATTGTCCCTTTGAGTGATGCTTCAGCATTATGCTTCAGGTTGTTGTTATGTTGAATGGTAACCCTCAGTCCCACAACAAATTTTCTGGGACACTGAAACAGGTTTTCAACAacaatttatctatttttagtAACATCTACATTTCCTTTAATTCAGTCAAATTTCTCATTCCAAACTGGGGACTGGCAttacatcatcaccaccatGCTTTACTCTGGCGATGAACGACATTGAATTTTCCTTAATGACCACGAagttgtgttttagttttatttgaccAGAGTACTTTCATCCACATGTGTGTGGGCTCACCAACCTTTTTAGATAAACTTCAaacaagtttttctgttttcttcttgagGCAATGGCCATATTTCTAAAGTGGTGTAGTGCATAGTTTAAATTGAACAGATACTCCAATTTAAGCTCCTTCTGGGTTACCTTTGACCTGCTTGTTACAGTTGATACCCTCCTTACCTAGTTAATGAATTATGGTAGAGACTCATCAGTTTCATGCtactttcattaatttattctgaATGTTATATTTCAAGTACATGAGTTAGATTTTGTTGGCATAGTCAGTCACTGAAGCAGCAGATACAATTGCAtactatataaaaatataaataattaatattctAATTCTTAAAAATATGTAGATGACAGCATTGTATTGTTGCGTATTTACAGATAATCACAGTATACAACTAAAATAATTCAATGAGCACAGACCTCCGCAAAgatattgtaatttattttgccaatgattgtgcgTTAGGAGCTCCAATGACAAAATTATCTATATCTAtgatctttttccttttttcatttcggagatttcctgaaaatttgatcaaaatccgCCAATAACTTTTTGAGTCATGTTGCTAACACACAGACAGACGTACGCCGCCGAAAACATGACTGAAGCACAACAGGGAGGCATTTAATGGCCAAAAAATCCACCATAATACAGAAAACTAAAAGTTTGTCATGGTCAGAGGTTTGGGTCAAAGGTTAGTTAAAACTTTGCTCTCCCGACAGAAAGTTCCTCCACGCCCCGCCCACTTGACCCGTGTTGCCTTCAAGCTCCGAAGCGCGTAGTAACTTTGAAATCTTTAACACGGATTGACAAGAATATGGAGAAATCTTTGTCTATTATTTTGATATACGTTGTGTACTCTCAACAGAAAGAGAAGCAGAATATATACATAAATTCAAATATGGATTAATCACTAAACTCCTACACCCCTTTTTTCAATTCCCTTCCATTGACGAGGAACTTAGACATTACGAGCTTATAAAGAAACCCAAAGGCAGCAGAGTAGCAGTCTGTTTTGACAAAGCTCCATATTACACAGTCACCAAAAATGTTGTCAGCATTTAAGAGCCTGAACTTGAGTCGCGCGGCAGCGAACTTTTTCTCTTCCCGGGCACGAAAAACGTCGACTCTATGCAGCGAGAGAAGGGGACTGTGTGTAAACCCAGACAGAAAGTACTCTGGGAAACGCTTCAATGTGCCGCCGAGCGCCGAGTTTGTTGCGCGGGTGTCAGGGATCCCCACCATGGCCAAATTACCCTTCCAGGACTCGGCCGCAGGGCTGGACGCGGCGTTTATTGGAGTTCCGATTGACACCGGAACCTCAAACCGACCCGGTGCAAGGTTCTGGTTTTGTTCTGCTGTAGCTTTCTAGTGGGATTCTGACTGTCACCAGTTATATATTTAtgttcattcttttatttttagatatttgatttaatgaatggctgtttatgtatttatttagtaatgtatttgtttatttatatttaagatttatttcataaatgtatttatatttacatattttatgtatgtatttctgggtttataattttatttgttaattcctttattcaacttttttttaaaccagcttGTTGCAAATTTTGCGACAAACCACTTCtagtgctttttaaaatttttatttcttatagtATGAATGTAATCAATGTAtttgtatcattaattaatttttacttatgtattttgttttatatgatttatttgagtgaattaatttttattcatttatttttaattgtagtttatattgtcctagtgtttttctttttattatgttagactttttttcctgtatgtatttagcatttttgtatagttgtaaaaaaaaaaaacagaaattaaattaaaataaatttccctCTCATCCCACACAGGTTTGGCCCTCGCCAGATCAGAGTAGAGTCTGCCTTGCTGAGGGCGTACAACAGCGGCACCAGGGCAGCACCCTATGAGTCTCTGATGGTTGCTGATATTGGGGATGTAAATGTGAATGTGTACGATCTAAAGGACACCTGCAGACGGATCAGGGAAGCCTACAGAAAGATCCTGGCCACCGGCTGTATCCCACTTACTATGGGTGAGAGTGGCTGAGAGACCTTGATTTGTCTTCTCAGATCCACAGACAGTCAAAGACAACTCAGTAAATCATTTACAGCAAATCAAGGCAAGCTATTCATACAACCCTGTAAACTGTAGAGCATGTTCTAGCAAAGCTCAGATGGTAAAGATATGTTGGTGTCTCCAGGTGGGGATCATACAATTGCATACCCAATACTGCAAGCTGTTGCTGAGAAGTAAGTATACTTCATGGCCCTGAAGTACAAGTTACAAATAGCAAGAGAAAACAACATTTGACAAAACATTGCAGCATTTTACaaaatgccatttttatttttacatttaaggtAGGAACAGAGTTATTGCTTGTGATTGGACAGAACCCAAATGTGCTGCAGTCATTTCCTGATTCAGGTGCATACAGCTCTGATTAGTCCCCTTAAACTAAGAAAATGTAGTTTTCCTCTGGTGTTACAATATCACATATCAACTTATCACTGGtcagtttttctctctctttaatTCTGTCTTAAATCCGCCCAGGTTCAGGGAAGGCATTTGATTTTATGCATCTTGTTTATTTATAGTTTGTTCTTTGTCTGAGAGCCTGAAAATCAGTCATTCAGTTAAGATTTGCAGCTTTATCTCTTGTGCACAGACATTTCTGTAAATTCTCTCGATATTTTAATTATATCGTGTTGTGTAGAAGATTAAACCCCCAAATTCTTTGCAGTCTTACAATTAGATTTTGTGCTGttaaactaatataatgacTCACTGAGTGATGAACCCCCTCCCTGTCTCTATTTTTTAAAGCCTCTGCTTCTCTGGCGATCCTCTTTTAATTCCTGGTCATAACTCATTTTCCCCATTCCAGTATTTTGGGTATGGCTATGGGAATGTTAAAGAGGttacataaataatatttattgaGCTTCTACATCTGACATGGCATGTTTGTACTGCTTATATTACATGATTTACAAAGCAATTTATTATTGCACAAGTTTTTTAATGCATATATTATGATGATTTACAATGTTGGATGATTAATGAAATAATTGGTGTCTCAGTGTAGGtgtaactaaataaaacatctctTTTTGTTGTGTCATTGTTCACATTCTGCACTGTAAT
This region of Melanotaenia boesemani isolate fMelBoe1 chromosome 13, fMelBoe1.pri, whole genome shotgun sequence genomic DNA includes:
- the agmat gene encoding agmatinase, mitochondrial, with amino-acid sequence MLSAFKSLNLSRAAANFFSSRARKTSTLCSERRGLCVNPDRKYSGKRFNVPPSAEFVARVSGIPTMAKLPFQDSAAGLDAAFIGVPIDTGTSNRPGARFGPRQIRVESALLRAYNSGTRAAPYESLMVADIGDVNVNVYDLKDTCRRIREAYRKILATGCIPLTMGGDHTIAYPILQAVAEKHGPVGLVHVDAHADTSDVVLGEKIGHGTPFRRCVEEGLLDCKRVVQIGLRGSGYSPDSYEWSRAQGFRVVQVEECWFKSLAPLMSEVRAQMGSGPVYLSFDIDALDPGFAPGTGTPEIAGLTPIQGVEIIRGCRGLNLIGCDLVEVSPPYDTTGNTALTGANLLFEMLCVLPKVKYH